Below is a window of bacterium DNA.
CCCCCGCCGCGTCAAGCCGCGGCGCTCCAAAGCGGTGTCAAGCCACCGCACTCCAAACCACCTGCTGGGTGCAACAAGGCCAGGTGGGCAGCTTGCTGCCGTCCTGAAAACGTGCTATGTTTCATAAAAACATCGCAAAAAAATCGCAGGACTGCGCAAAGCTAAAGACGGGACGGCCATGAGAATAAGAAGGAGCGAGCAATGAGCGAGGGGAAACGATCGATAGGTATCTTCTTGATAGTAGCGATGAGTGTGCTTCTGCTGTGGTCTATCGCGGGCTTCGGCAAACCTTTGTTCCATCAGGACGTAAACGCGATCGATCTGCGGCAAGTCTGTCGATGTCTGTCTAACATACGGAATGACGTCCGAGACATAGAACGTCGATGTAAAGACCGAGAATCCAAACGTGCGCTTCAGCACTTGGGGACGCATATACGCGAGCTGGAGGACGCGGTGCAAAAGGGGACACACTGACCATCGTTTTAGCGAGAGTGCAGCGAAATGCCGCTCGGCTGCCAGTAAGCGGGTGCGTGCTACTTGAGTAAAATGCGGGATTAAGCCTTTTCGACCTTGACTTTCAGTCCCTGAACCGAGACGACCTTCACGGACGTTCCGAGCTCCAACGCCTCGTCGGCAGAAGCGTTCCAGAGTTCACCTTCAACGAAGACCTTGCCCTCCGCTTGGGGTGTGATCGCGACCTTCACAGTTCCGACGGCGCCAATAAGGCCCTTTGCACCTGTGGATGGTTTCCGCCTGTGCGCCCTGAAAGCTAGCGTGGCGAGAAAAACGACAAGGCCAGCGGTGAAGAGCGCAACCGGGAGTATATATGTCAGAGAGATATGCAGGCCTGTCTGTGGCTCCGAGATTAGCATGGTCGAGCCTAGAACCAGACAGACGATTCCCCCGACAGTAAGCATACCATAGCTCACAACCTTGACCTCCGCTATGAACAATCCGATTCCAATGAGGATTAGTATCAGGCCAGCGTAGTTGACCGGCAGCATCTGAAACGCGAAGAAGGCAGTGATGAGACAGATCACGCCAATCACACCGGGGTATATCGCCCCGGGATGCATCAGCTCGAACATGATGCCGTAAATGCCAATCATCAGCAGGATATAGGCGATGTTGGGATTCGCGATGGTGCTGAGCACTCTGTCCCGCCAGGAAGGCTCGAAGCGCTCCGCCACAGCGCCTTTTGTGTGTAGAACGACCGTCTTGGGCGTGTCCAGCCTCACCTTGCGACCGTCCAACTTCTGCATCAGGTCCCCAAGATTCTCGGCAACGATGTCGATCATGTTCTTCTTCAGCGCCTCGCTCTCAGTTATCGACTTGGATTGCCTGATCGATTCCTCTGCCCACTTGAGGTCCCTGCCCCTCTTCTCGGCGAGGCTTCTAGCGTAGGCGGCGAGATCGTTCTCAACCTTCGCGGCCATAGTTTTGTCCATCTTCTGGCCGCCGCCTGCAACAGGATGCGCGGCTCCCATGTTTGTGCCTGGGCTCATAGCTGCGACGTGCGAGGCGAGAAGGATTATGCTGCCTGCCGACGCTGCATGAGCTCCTTGAGGTGCCACGAAGACAACTACGGGCACGCTGCTTGCCAAGATATGCTTAATGATGTCCTTTGTCGGGCCGAGACCGCCACCGGGCGTATCCAGCATGATGATGACGCATTCGGCGCCTCGCTTTGCCGCCTTGTCGATCCCCCTCTTGATGTAAGCAGATGTGGCGGGATTGATCGTGTCCGACACGGTGAGAACAACCACAATGGGTGGTTTAGCCACTACCGCCGTGGTCGTCCCGACAGACCCGGCTGTCGCAACCGACGCGACCGTGGCGCTGGTAGGCGACTCGGTGCTGTCGGAGCCGGCCAAAAGAACGCTACCGACTAGAATTAACCATAATGATATAACTGCTGGAAATCTCTTCATTCTCTCCGTCGCCCTCCTGTGAGAACTACCACCCGCATTAAGAGCCTCTGCACTACTCTTCAGACATCAATCAATAGCGCCTACTAACCCTAACTGAGAACTGTATCGTCTTCTCCTCATTGGCTCCGACATCGAGCTTGAACTCGACTCGGTTGGCTGTTACCCGCTCATAATCGGCGCTCGATTCGAGCATCTTCCAGTCTCCCGGTATTCTCTCTCCGACGATTACCGTGATCGCCTTCTCCTTGCGGTTGGAGACAGAAACCGAGAACGAGGCCTCCTCGCCCTCTCGGCCAAGAGAGTGAGAACTTGTCCGTTTCTGCTCGGCCACCACATCAAACGCTTTGCCGACTTGAAGCTCGAACCTCTCCCCTTGGGGCACGTTGCCGATACTATCCTCACCAATGAGGAGCAGCAGCCCTTTCAATCTTTGACACACCCTAACCTTGCCTTGCGGAAGAGGCATGCCCAGCCCGGATGCCTCATTGTTCTCGATTCGCAAGACGATCTTGGCCGATTCCCTCTCAGGCTCAGCGCGGCCAGAATTATAGGACCAATCAAACTGGTATCTCTTTGATAATCGACATCGATCGGCTGAGATGAATCCGACCTGCTTCTGCTGGTCGCGCTCGAGCGTTACTGGCCCTGGAAGGGCATAGACGTGGTACTCGAATGCCTGCTGCGGAGCGATCTGAGCGCCTGGCATGGGGGACCCTGCCATCTTCAGCGCCTGCATCTCCGGCCGAGGGACCTCGTCCCGGCTCAGATTCACAGAACCAGCTACAACGCTAACCCTCGCATCCTGATACGAGGAGCCACTCCAGTTCGCGATGGAAATCAGTCCTCGCAGCGACATCGAACTCTCGTCCTCGCTGATCGTCGCCGTGTAAAAACCTTTCCAGGATATGCCGGACGCAAGATAGGTTAGCTCTACCGTGTGCTTCCCCCGATTCCTCGCCTCAATAACACACGAGAGCACCGGCCTCTCAGAAAGGCCTTTGGGAACTCCCGGCAGAAGCACAGAGCCCTGATAACCGATGAGCACTTGGCCCTCGATCTCATATATCCCAGGCGCTAGCAGCCGTCCCTTGGTCCTCCGCTCCTTCTCTATCAGAACGACATCCTTGCCAATCGAGTCTCTTAACAGACTATCAGTGGTTATGCCGGCCTTCTTGTAGTTCTGCTCAACGACACTGAACGACTGCTCGCGCCCCATCGACAGAAGCTGAACCGAAGTCGCGTCGATGGTGCCCGGCACGTCCGCAAAGACCAAAATCGACCTCCCCTTCGGCAGCTCAACCCGCCTCGTCTCGGACACAAGCGCCCGGTCGTCATAAATGGTGAGTCTTACCGCTTCCCTGTCTTTGGCGGTGGAGTTGACGGTTTGCAGCGTCTCGGCATCCGTCGTGGCAGAAACAAGCACGATTGCGACGAGGCCTAAGAGTAATAGCCTAAACGGCCTGCGCAGGCGTTCGGCGTCGTTTGCCATGCCTGCCCTGCACCGCGATGGCAAAGATGATTCACTCGTTTGGTTCATTCGACTACATACACCCGGTTTTCATTTATAGCTGCGAAAGTTAACTGTCAACGCTCAGAGCTCACCGAACCCTCACGGGGAGGCGCAACGTGATCTTGGTCGAGAACTGCGACTCTTCGGGGCCCGTGTCCTCCACAACTAGACTGCCTCCGTTTCTCATGGCAATGGCGTAACATTCCGAAAGCCCCAGGCCCGTGCCGAAGCCCTCAGGTTTAGTAGTGTAGAAGAGATCGAAAATGTGCTCCCGCAACTGCTTCGGTATCCCTCTGCCGTTGTCCAAAAAGGATGCCGTTACAGATTCCTTATCACCGGCAACGCTTGTCTTAATGAGCACAAGTCGAGGCACATCTTTGGCCTTGCCCTCGCTCGCATAATAGATCGCATTCCACAGCAGCTCTCTCAATAACATGTTGATCTCCCGCGGCCGGCACTCAACGTCGGGCAGCTCGCCGGGCCGGGTCTTGACCGAAACATCAGCATCCTCAATGTCGGTTGAGCACATTTTGATGACCATTTCAATGTCGCTGTTGAGGTTGGTGAATTGAACCGGCTCCTGGTCCAGTCTCACGAAATTACGTATCCTCCGCACTATCTCCTCGATACCGCCCGTGCCCTCGAGGATGCCGTCAACAGACAGCCGAATGCCCTCTTCCAGGAGATAACGTAGCTCGTCTGTGTCAACCTCGTCGCCTCGAAGGAGTGCTGCCGCCATCTTTCGAAGCTCACCGATGTCCTCAGGCAAGGACTCCGCCCCACCCTTGACCTTGGCGAGCTCGTTGTTCACCTCGTGCGCAATGCCCCTCGCAAGATGCTTCATAGAAACCATCTTGCGGTCCTGAAGGTCCTGCAAGCGCTGCTCCAACATCTCGACCAGCCGCCTGTTCTGCTCAGAAAGCGATGAAAGCCGCGCGATATACTGCGCGTTCTGAAGCGCGAGCGCGGCCTGAACACTCAAAACCGCAAGATGCTTCACATCCTCCTCAGTGAAGGCCCCGTCCCTCTTGTTTAGGACCTGAAGCACGCCCACTCGCTTGCCATCTGACAGCTCAAGCGGCATGCAGAGCATCGAGCGCGTTATGAACCCTGTCTCCGCGTCAACCCTCGGGTTGAACCGCTCGTCAGTGTGCACGTCGGGAATCCGAACGGTCTCCCCGGTCTTGGCAACATGGCCTGCTATTCCCTCTCCTATCTTGAGCCTGATCGCACCAACGTCATCGCCCTGAGCGACGCGGGACCATACCTCGCCCTCTGCGTCGTCTATCACGTAAAGCGTGCTTCGCTCTGCCTCAAGTGAGCGCGTCGCAACATCGACAATGGTCTGAAGAACTCCATCAACGCCGAGACAGCTGTGAAGCCGCTGGTTGATCTCAATCAGCTCCTCCAGCCGTGCCACTTCCTTGCGCAGTTGCCTCAGCTCTTCGTCTTCTCTAGTTTGGCCTTTAGCGGTCATGCTAGTCCCCGCATGGTCTCCAACGATACGGTCTTTAGGCTGATACTACTCCCGTAGCGTCGGACGTCAATAAACGTTCATGCTCTATCCGCCAAAAGTAGCAACCCAGAATCGCGAACGGCCGCGGCCGCCAGTCCAAGAGATGGACAATCACTCACGTCGAGTAGGGAGGCGCAGCACCATCCTTGTGCTGTAATCCTTGGCGTCCTCTTTCAAAAGCTCCTCAACCGACAGCGTCCCACCGTTTCTCTTGACCACTGCATAGCACTCGGAAAGCCCAAGCCCATATCCTGAGCCCTCCGGCTTAGTCGTGTAGAAAAGGTCGAATATGTTCTCCCAAGCATCTCTCGATATCCCGGGACCGCTGTCAAGGAAGGACGTCTCAACCAGCTTGCCGTCATCAACAACGTCCGTGCGGATCAGCACGCGTCCTGGTTCAGGCGCCGCCTTGCCCTCGCTGGCGTAGTAGATCGCGTTGCGCAGAAGCTCGCGGAGTACCATGTTGAGCTCGGACGGTCTGCACTCGACCTTTGGCAGCGCGCTCAGACGCTTCTGGACCGTGACACCTGCCTCCTTAATGTCGCTGGAACATACCTTGATGACGTTCTCGATATCCTCGTTGAGGTCAG
It encodes the following:
- a CDS encoding nodulation protein NfeD, encoding MKRFPAVISLWLILVGSVLLAGSDSTESPTSATVASVATAGSVGTTTAVVAKPPIVVVLTVSDTINPATSAYIKRGIDKAAKRGAECVIIMLDTPGGGLGPTKDIIKHILASSVPVVVFVAPQGAHAASAGSIILLASHVAAMSPGTNMGAAHPVAGGGQKMDKTMAAKVENDLAAYARSLAEKRGRDLKWAEESIRQSKSITESEALKKNMIDIVAENLGDLMQKLDGRKVRLDTPKTVVLHTKGAVAERFEPSWRDRVLSTIANPNIAYILLMIGIYGIMFELMHPGAIYPGVIGVICLITAFFAFQMLPVNYAGLILILIGIGLFIAEVKVVSYGMLTVGGIVCLVLGSTMLISEPQTGLHISLTYILPVALFTAGLVVFLATLAFRAHRRKPSTGAKGLIGAVGTVKVAITPQAEGKVFVEGELWNASADEALELGTSVKVVSVQGLKVKVEKA
- a CDS encoding DUF4139 domain-containing protein, with product MANDAERLRRPFRLLLLGLVAIVLVSATTDAETLQTVNSTAKDREAVRLTIYDDRALVSETRRVELPKGRSILVFADVPGTIDATSVQLLSMGREQSFSVVEQNYKKAGITTDSLLRDSIGKDVVLIEKERRTKGRLLAPGIYEIEGQVLIGYQGSVLLPGVPKGLSERPVLSCVIEARNRGKHTVELTYLASGISWKGFYTATISEDESSMSLRGLISIANWSGSSYQDARVSVVAGSVNLSRDEVPRPEMQALKMAGSPMPGAQIAPQQAFEYHVYALPGPVTLERDQQKQVGFISADRCRLSKRYQFDWSYNSGRAEPERESAKIVLRIENNEASGLGMPLPQGKVRVCQRLKGLLLLIGEDSIGNVPQGERFELQVGKAFDVVAEQKRTSSHSLGREGEEASFSVSVSNRKEKAITVIVGERIPGDWKMLESSADYERVTANRVEFKLDVGANEEKTIQFSVRVSRRY
- a CDS encoding GAF domain-containing sensor histidine kinase; translated protein: MTAKGQTREDEELRQLRKEVARLEELIEINQRLHSCLGVDGVLQTIVDVATRSLEAERSTLYVIDDAEGEVWSRVAQGDDVGAIRLKIGEGIAGHVAKTGETVRIPDVHTDERFNPRVDAETGFITRSMLCMPLELSDGKRVGVLQVLNKRDGAFTEEDVKHLAVLSVQAALALQNAQYIARLSSLSEQNRRLVEMLEQRLQDLQDRKMVSMKHLARGIAHEVNNELAKVKGGAESLPEDIGELRKMAAALLRGDEVDTDELRYLLEEGIRLSVDGILEGTGGIEEIVRRIRNFVRLDQEPVQFTNLNSDIEMVIKMCSTDIEDADVSVKTRPGELPDVECRPREINMLLRELLWNAIYYASEGKAKDVPRLVLIKTSVAGDKESVTASFLDNGRGIPKQLREHIFDLFYTTKPEGFGTGLGLSECYAIAMRNGGSLVVEDTGPEESQFSTKITLRLPVRVR